One Synechocystis sp. LKSZ1 genomic window, TGCCTCAGGGACCCAAGAGGAGTCGGACTCAACCGCTAAAACGGTTGAAGTGGAAGTGGTGACCCTAGACTAGGCCCAAAAAGCCCCAATATTGCTTGGGGCTAGCAGTCAATCATTCTTGGTATCAGGCTAGAGGTGGTGTGCTCCTGAACTAGGGGGCCTAGACAGAAATTTCGGCTAATTCCTGGGCCATATGCTCGAAGGGGGCCTCTATAAAGCTTGTACTAGTAACACCTTGGCTAGCGGCCATTTCCACCACCATTTCTTTCATAATTTGAATGCCCCGTACCGTTGGGCCAATGGGAACGCCAAGGGAGTTGTAGGTTTCCCGCAGGCCCTGAAGAACCCGTTCATCCAGGACATTGTTATCACCGGCTACCAAGGCATAGCTGGCGTAGCGGAGGTAGTAGTCCATGTCCCGCAGACAGGCGGAAAAACGCCGGGTGGTGTAGGCATTACCGCTGGGGCGAATCAGTTCCGGCACTTCTTCAAAGAGTTGAGCAGAAGCCTTTTTGACGATTGTTGCTGAATTGGCATTGATCATGCTCGCGGCCGCAATCCGAGCCGAGCCCGACTCAAAATAAGCCTTGAGCTGATCCATGGCATTACGGTCTAGGTAACGGCCAGTAATATCGTAATTTCTAATTAAAGTTGTAACCGCGTCTCGCATTTAAAATTTTCTCCCAACAGCAGTTTATGATGAATGGCTTAGGGACAGCCGAGTTTTGTTCTTCTACCTATCATTATTTCCGAGTGAACGCAAGTCAAGCCACCCCTTAGGGAAGATACAAAACTACATGATCTGGTTTAGCAAAAATTTGGGGTTCCTTCGTATCGGCGGCTAAGCCAATCCATAGCTAACAAATAC contains:
- the apcB gene encoding allophycocyanin subunit beta — its product is MRDAVTTLIRNYDITGRYLDRNAMDQLKAYFESGSARIAAASMINANSATIVKKASAQLFEEVPELIRPSGNAYTTRRFSACLRDMDYYLRYASYALVAGDNNVLDERVLQGLRETYNSLGVPIGPTVRGIQIMKEMVVEMAASQGVTSTSFIEAPFEHMAQELAEISV